TCGGCACGCGAGTCGCGGGCCAGATCGCGACCGGTGATGCCGAGGTCGAGCTTGCCGCTGGCCACGTAGATGGCGATGTCCTTCGGGCGGAGAAAGAAGAACTCGACGTCGTTGACCTTGTCGAAGACGTTGAGCGCCTTGGAGTCGCGTCGGCCCTTGTAGCCGGCCTCCCGGAGGATCTCCACGGCAGCTTCGGACAGTGACCCCTTGTTGGGGACGGCGATCTTGATCATGATGATCTCCTAGAGGTTCTTGTAGATGTCGTCGGGGGTCAGCCCGCGGGCAATCATCATGACCTGGGTCCAGTAGATGAGCTGGCTCATCTCTTCCGCCAGCTCCTCATCGGACTGGTACTCGGCCGCGATCCAGACCTCGCCGGCCTCCTCGATGATCTTCTTACCGATATGATGCACGCCCTTATCCAGGGCTTCCACGGTCCCGGAACCCTCAGGGCGGGACGTGGCGCGGTCGGTGAGTTCGGCAAACAAGGAGTCAAAGTTCTTCACGACGGGACATTATTCCATGTCCCCTCCCTCAGCGCTTCAGTTGGTGGAACCAGTCGAAGACCGTGGCGGCGTCGACGCCCTCGAAATCGTTCCGGTTGTGCAGCGATTCCAGCGTGACGACGCCGTCGGGCACCACCGTGTCGGGATACCAGGGCAGGCCGATCACCCGGCAACCCGCCGTCACGGCGGCGGTCATGCCGGTGTGGGAATCCTCGAACACCAGACAATCCGACGGGTGCGCGCCCACCTTCTCCGCCGCCCGGAGGTACATGTCCGGGGCGGGCTTGGGGCGGGGCACCTCGTCGCCGGCGACCGAACCCGTGAAAAACCGCTTGCCGACGGCCGCGATCGACAGGTCCGCCAGCACCCGTTCGGTGTTGGTGGTCACCAGCATGGGCAGATCACGGGAGCTGAGGTCACCGAGCAGCCGGGTCACCCCCGGATTCGGGGTGAGCTCCGCGTTCATCAGCTCAGCCATCCGCTCATACATGAAAGCCCGGTAGATCGGGTGATCGTCCCGGGTGACGGTGACACCGGCATGGTCGGCGCACACCTGTACGGTGTGGCCGAAACTGCCGCCGATGGTGGTCTCCCGTAGTCGGGGTGTCAGGCGGCGACCCATGCGCTCGCTGAGCTCATAGGTGAACCGCTCCCACAGGGGTTCGGTGTCGACGAGGGTGCCGTCCATGTCCCAGAAGATGGCGGCGGGGCGGGGGGTGGGTGAAGTGTTAATCGATCTCCGGCAGCTCGGCGAGTGCCTCATCGTCCGCGCCGGTGGCGGCGGAGGCGTCATGGATCAGTTCGTTGAGCTCGGCCATCTCCTCCGGCTCCAGCACCGCACCATCATTCTTCGTGTTGAAGTCGGAGAGATGGTCCACGGCGGCCTGGACGACCGTGACCAGCGTCTCCGCGGTCGGGTCATCGGGGAGGGCATCGAGGGCGTCGAGGAGCTTCTCCAGGATGGTCTGCAGCTCCGGGAGCACCTTCGGGTCGAAGGGCTCATCCCAGAACTCCTTCTCCTCGGGCTTGAGGTAGTCGCCGGTGGCGAAGGAATGGAGGTTGGAGATGAATTCGTCGACGGTCGGCTGGAATTCGGCGCGGATGGTCATGTTGGTCATTGTCCCCGAAATCTACCGGACCTGCACGCCTAACAGCGCGTCGAGGGCATCGCACACCAGATCGGCCGCGTTTTCCTCGGTCGCGCCACGGTCGGCGGCGGCCCAGGCGTCCACGGCGGCCAGTGCCCCGGGGGTGTCCAGGTCTGCGGCCAGGTGCCCGCGGAACTCCTGCACCAGCGACTGTGCCGCAGCCAGCGATCCCGCATTGTTCACTGCGCGACGCCAGGTCGCCAGACGCGCCTCCGCCTCCGCCAGGATCTGGTCGGACCAGTCGCGGTCGGAGCGGTAGTGGGAAGCGAAGACCCCGAGACGGATGGCCGAAGGCTCGTGGCCGGCCTCGGTCAGCCGGTGGACGAAGACGAGGTTGCCCAGGGACTTGCTCATCTTCACCCCGTCGAGCCCGATCATGCCTGCGTGCACGTAATGGCCGGCCATGCGGTCGACGCCGAGACCGGCCTCGGCGTGGGCCGCGGAGAACTCGTGGTGCGGGAAGATCAGGTCGCTGCCGCCCCCCTGGATGTCGAAGGATCCGCCCAGGCGGTTGGTGGCGATGGCGGAACACTCGATGTGCCAGCCCGGGCGGCCGGGGCCGAAGGGTGACTCCCAGGCGGGCTCGCCCTCCCGGTGGGCCCGCCACACCAGCGCGTCGAGCGGGTCATGCTTGCCCGGGCGTTCCGGATCGCCGCCACGCTCGGCGAAGAACTTCTCCATGGTGGCGCGGTCATAGTTCGACTCATAGCCGAAGTTCCCGGTGGCCTCGACGGAGGCGTAGACGTCCGGGTACTCGGGATCGTCGACGACGTAGGCGGCACCGGCGTCGAGAAGCTTCTCCACCAGTGCCACGACCTCGTCCACCGACTCGATCGCGCCGATGTAGTCGCGCGGCGGGATGATCCGCAGCTGCTCCATGTCGGAACGGAACAGCTCGATCTGATCGTCGCCCAGGTCGCGCCAGTCCACACCGTCGCGCTCGGCGCGCTCGAACAGGGGGTCGTCCACGTCGGTGATGTTCTGCACGTAATGGACCTTCAGACCCTGGTCGAGCAGGAGACGGTGGACCAGGTCGAAGGTCAGGTACGTCGCCGCATGGCCGAGGTGGGTGGAGTCGTACGGGGTGATCCCGCAGACGTACATTCCGGCGGTGCCCTCCGCCTCCACGGGGCGGCTGATCCCGTCCGCGGTGTCGAAGAGCGAAAGGGGGACGGGAGTGCCGCTGACCCGCGGCACCTCAGGTTGTGGCCATGAACGCATGCCCACACTCTAACGGACGACCATTCACCCACCCATCCGGGAGGGCTAGATCGGCTGCAGGACGCCGAAGGCCAGGAGCGCCATGACGAACAGGCCGGCCGGGATGCGGTAGGCGGCGAACCAGGAGAAGGAGTGGTGGGCGACGAACTTGAGCAGCCAGGCGATCGAGACGTAGCCGAGGACGAAAGTGATGCCGGTGCCGGCCAGCAGCTGCAGCCCGGTGGCGGACTGGCCGGCCTGCGGCGCGAAGGCGTCCGGCAGGGAGAAGAGGCCGGAGGCCAGGACAGCCGGGATCGCCAGCAGGAAGCTGAACCGGGTGGCCACCTCACGGTCGAGGTTGAGGAAGAGGCCGGCGGACACCGTGCCGCCCGAGCGGGACACTCCCGGGATCAGCGCCAGGCACTGGGCGAGGCCCATGACGATGGCGTCCTTCATGGTCAGGTCATCAAGCGTGCGATCCTTGCGGCCGAACTTCTCCGCCAGGATGAACACCAGCGAGAACAGCACCAGGACAGTGGCGGTGATCCACAGGTTACGCAGTCCCTCGCGGATCAGGTCGCGGCCGAAGTAGCCGAGGACAGCCACCGGGATGGTGCCGACGATGACCATCCAGCCCATCCGGTAGTGGAACCCGCGCTGTTCCTTGTTGAACAGACCCCGGAACCAGCCGGTGAGGATCTGCCAGATGTCCCTGGCGAAGAACACCAGCACCGCGAACTCGGTGCCCAGCTGGACCACTGCGGTGAAGGAGGCGCCGGCGTCCTGGCCCCAGAACAGTTCCGAGACGATCCGCAGGTGGCCGGAGGAGCTGACCGGCAGGAATTCGGTCAGGCCCTGCACGATGGAGAGCACGATGACCTGCATCCAGGACATCTGCTCGGAGGAGGTGGCTGCCACGTCGGTGGCCGCGGAGAGGATGGTCACGTCATTCACCCGGACCACCGTACTACTACTGTGGTGGGGGTGAAGCAGCGATTGGTGGGCCTCAGCGGACTCCGCGTCTCCGACATCGGTCTGGGGACAGCCACCTGGGGCGAGTCCACACCGGTGAAGGAAGCGCAGGTCATCCTGCAGGAATTTCTCGACGCCGGGGGCACCCTCGTCGATTCCTCCCCCAGCTACGCGCAGGGCCGGGCGCAGCAGATACTGGCGGAGGTCCTCACGGCCGCCGACGTACCCCGCGAGCGTCTCGTCCTGTCCTCCTCTGCCGGGATCGCTCCGCGCTCGCCGGTGGGCAGGCGGGTGGACTGCTCCCGCCGCGCACTCATGCACCAGCTGGACGCGACCCTGCAGACACTGGGCACCGATCATCTCGACCTGTGGTCAGTCGGCTACTGGGACGAGAAGACCCCGCCGGCCGAGGTCGCCGACACCATCGACTGGGCCATCCGGACCGGCCGGACCCGCTACGCCGGTGTGCGCGACTACGCGGGCTGGCAGCTGGCGGTCACCGCCGCGGGACACTCCGCCCCCCGGATCGTGGCCACCCAGCACGAGTACTCCCTGCTCACCCGCGAGATCGAGGAGGAGCTGATTCCCGCCGCCCGCCACCTGGGGGTGGGGGTCATCGCCGCCGCGCCGTTGGCACAGGGAGTGCTCACCGGCCGGTACCGCAGCACCCTCCCCCACGGCGTGCGCGCCGAGGTCCACGCCCGCCTGGGCGGCAAGGCCCACACCATCGTCGATGCGTTGACCACCGCCGCCGACGGCCTGGGTCTTCCCCCCGCGGTGGTCGCACTGGCCTGGGCACGGGATCGCGCCGGCGTGTCGTCCGCCGTGGTCGGTGCGGGAAGTCACAGCCAGCTCAAGCAGCTGCTGCAGGTCACGGACACCGTGCTGCCCAGGGCGATCGTCAAGGCATTGGACGACGTGTCGCGCTGATAGGCTCATGCAATGTGAAAGCCGGACGTTTGACAGTACTGGCGGCAGTGACCGCCTCAACCCTTCTCGCAGCAGCCTGTAATGCCGGGCCCGGCCAGGACGTGCCCGACATGGGTAACGCCGTCGCCGACGTCTCTCCCCCGGCGACGGACCCGACCGGCAGGGTCATCGAGCTTGTGGCCGGGTACTCCGAGGTCACCGACCTCGAGATCGCCGGCGACATCCTGGGGCTG
This sequence is a window from Corynebacterium comes. Protein-coding genes within it:
- a CDS encoding aldo/keto reductase translates to MKQRLVGLSGLRVSDIGLGTATWGESTPVKEAQVILQEFLDAGGTLVDSSPSYAQGRAQQILAEVLTAADVPRERLVLSSSAGIAPRSPVGRRVDCSRRALMHQLDATLQTLGTDHLDLWSVGYWDEKTPPAEVADTIDWAIRTGRTRYAGVRDYAGWQLAVTAAGHSAPRIVATQHEYSLLTREIEEELIPAARHLGVGVIAAAPLAQGVLTGRYRSTLPHGVRAEVHARLGGKAHTIVDALTTAADGLGLPPAVVALAWARDRAGVSSAVVGAGSHSQLKQLLQVTDTVLPRAIVKALDDVSR
- a CDS encoding phosphoribosyl-ATP diphosphatase; protein product: MKNFDSLFAELTDRATSRPEGSGTVEALDKGVHHIGKKIIEEAGEVWIAAEYQSDEELAEEMSQLIYWTQVMMIARGLTPDDIYKNL
- a CDS encoding HAD family hydrolase, whose amino-acid sequence is MRHSPSCRRSINTSPTPRPAAIFWDMDGTLVDTEPLWERFTYELSERMGRRLTPRLRETTIGGSFGHTVQVCADHAGVTVTRDDHPIYRAFMYERMAELMNAELTPNPGVTRLLGDLSSRDLPMLVTTNTERVLADLSIAAVGKRFFTGSVAGDEVPRPKPAPDMYLRAAEKVGAHPSDCLVFEDSHTGMTAAVTAGCRVIGLPWYPDTVVPDGVVTLESLHNRNDFEGVDAATVFDWFHQLKR
- the mshC gene encoding cysteine--1-D-myo-inosityl 2-amino-2-deoxy-alpha-D-glucopyranoside ligase, with translation MRSWPQPEVPRVSGTPVPLSLFDTADGISRPVEAEGTAGMYVCGITPYDSTHLGHAATYLTFDLVHRLLLDQGLKVHYVQNITDVDDPLFERAERDGVDWRDLGDDQIELFRSDMEQLRIIPPRDYIGAIESVDEVVALVEKLLDAGAAYVVDDPEYPDVYASVEATGNFGYESNYDRATMEKFFAERGGDPERPGKHDPLDALVWRAHREGEPAWESPFGPGRPGWHIECSAIATNRLGGSFDIQGGGSDLIFPHHEFSAAHAEAGLGVDRMAGHYVHAGMIGLDGVKMSKSLGNLVFVHRLTEAGHEPSAIRLGVFASHYRSDRDWSDQILAEAEARLATWRRAVNNAGSLAAAQSLVQEFRGHLAADLDTPGALAAVDAWAAADRGATEENAADLVCDALDALLGVQVR
- a CDS encoding undecaprenyl-diphosphate phosphatase; protein product: MSWMQVIVLSIVQGLTEFLPVSSSGHLRIVSELFWGQDAGASFTAVVQLGTEFAVLVFFARDIWQILTGWFRGLFNKEQRGFHYRMGWMVIVGTIPVAVLGYFGRDLIREGLRNLWITATVLVLFSLVFILAEKFGRKDRTLDDLTMKDAIVMGLAQCLALIPGVSRSGGTVSAGLFLNLDREVATRFSFLLAIPAVLASGLFSLPDAFAPQAGQSATGLQLLAGTGITFVLGYVSIAWLLKFVAHHSFSWFAAYRIPAGLFVMALLAFGVLQPI